In the genome of Muntiacus reevesi chromosome 5, mMunRee1.1, whole genome shotgun sequence, one region contains:
- the HNRNPU gene encoding heterogeneous nuclear ribonucleoprotein U isoform X1, producing the protein MSSSPVNVKKLKVSELKEELKKRRLSDKGLKAELMERLQAALDDEEAGGRPAMEPGNGSLDLGGDSAGRSGAGLEQEAAAGGDDDEEEEEEEEEGIAALDGDQMELGEENGAAGAADSGPMEEEEAASEDENGDDQGFQEGEDELGEEEEGAGDENGHGEQQPQPPAAPQQQPQQQRGAAKEAAGKSSGPTSLFAVTVAPPGARQGQQQAGGKKKAEGGGGGGRPGAPAAGDGKTEQKGGDKKRGVKRPREDHGRGYFEYIEENKYSRAKSPQPPVEEEDEHFDDTVVCLDTYNCDLHFKISRDRLSASSLTMESFAFLWAGGRASYGVSKGKVCFEMKVTEKIPVRHLYTKDIDIHEVRIGWSLTTSGMLLGEEEFSYGYSLKGIKTCNCETEDYGEKFDENDVITCFANFESDEVELSYAKNGQDLGIAFKISKEVLAGRPLFPHVLCHNCAVEFNFGQKEKPYFPIPEDYTFIQNVPLEDRVRGPKGPEEKKDCEVVMMIGLPGAGKTTWVTKHAAENPGKYNILGTNTIMDKMMVAGFKKQMADTGKLNTLLQRAPQCLGKFIEIAARKKRNFILDQTNVSAAAQRRKMCLFAGFQRKAVVVCPKDEDYKQRTQKKAEVEGKDLPEHAVLKMKGNFTLPEVAECFDEITYVELQKEEAQKLLEQYKEESKKALPPEKKQNTGSKKSNKNKSGKNQFNRGGGHRGRGGFNMRGGNFRGGAPGNRGGYNRRGNMPQRGGGGGGSGGIGYPYPRGPVFPSRGGYSNRGNYNRGGMPNRGNYNQNFRGRGNNRGYKNQSQGYNQWQQGQFWGQKPWSQHYHQGYY; encoded by the exons ATGAGTTCCTCGCCTGTTAATGTGAAAAAGCTGAAGGTGTCGGAGCTGAAGGAGGAGCTCAAGAAGCGGCGCCTGTCCGACAAGGGCCTCAAGGCCGAGCTCATGGAGCGTCTCCAGGCCGCGCTGGACGACGAGGAGGCCGGGGGCCGCCCCGCCATGGAGCCCGGGAACGGCAGCCTAGACCTGGGCGGGGATTCCGCCGGGCGCTCGGGAGCAGGCCTCGAGCAGGAGGCCGCGGCCGGCGGCGACGACgacgaggaggaagaggaggaggaggaggaagggatcgCCGCCTTGGATGGCGACCAGATGGAGCTCGGGGAGGAGAACGGCGCCGCGGGGGCGGCCGACTCGGGCCcgatggaggaggaagaggccgCCTCGGAGGACGAGAACGGCGACGACCAGGGCTTCCAGGAAGGGGAGGATGAGCtcggagaagaggaggaaggcgCGGGCGACGAGAACGGGCACGGGGAGCAGCAGCCTCAACCGCCGGCGGCGCCGCAGCAACAACCCCAGCAGCAGCGCGGGGCCGCCAAGGAGGCCGCGGGGAAGAGCAGCGGCCCCACGTCGCTGTTCGCGGTGACGGTGGCGCCGCCCGGGGCGAGGCAGGGCCAGCAGCAGGCGGGAGGTAAGAAGAAGGCGGAAGGCGGCGGAGGCGGCGGTCGCCCCGGGGCTCCGGCGGCGG GAGACggcaaaacagaacagaaaggcGGAGATAAAAAGAGAGGTGTTAAAAGACCTCGAGAAGATCATGGCCGTGGCTATTTTGAGTACATTGAAGAGAACAAGTATAGCAG AGCCAAATCTCCTCAGCCACCTGTTGAAGAAGAAGATGAACACTTCGACGACACAGTGGTTTGTCTTGATACTT ATAATTGtgatctacattttaaaatatcaagagaTCGCCTCAGTGCTTCTTCCCTTACCATGGAGAGTTTTGCTTTTCTGTGGGCTGGAGGAAGGGCATCTTATGGTGTGTCAAAAGGCAAAGTCTGTTTTGAGATGAAG GTTACAGAGAAGATCCCAGTGAGGCATTTATATACGAAAGATATTGATATACATGAAGTTCGGATTGGGTGGTCACTAACCACAAGTGGAATGTTGCTTG GTGAAGAAGAATTTTCTTATGGGTATTCtctaaaaggaataaaaacatgCAACTGTGAGACTGAAGATTACGGAGAAAAGTTTGATGAAAATGATGTGATTACGTGTTTTGCT AACTTTGAAAGTGATGAAGTAGAACTGTCTTATGCAAAGAATGGGCAAGATCTTGGCATTGCCTTCAAAATCAGTAAGGAGGTTCTTGCTGGACGACCACTCTTCCCGCATGTTCTGTGCCACAACTGTGCAGTTGAATTTAATTTTGGTCAGAAGGAAAAGCCATATTTTCCAATACCTGAAGACTATACTTTTATCCAGAATGTCCCCTTGGAGGATCGAGTTAGAGGACCAAAGGGGCCTGAAGAGAAGAAAGATTGTGAA GTGGTTATGATGATTGGCTTGCCAGGAGCTGGAAAAACTACCTGGGTTACTAAACATGCAGCAGAAAATCCTGGTAAATATAACATTCTTGGAACAAACACCATAATGGATAAAATGATG gtggcAGGCTTTAAGAAGCAAATGGCAGATACTGGAAAGCTGAACACGCTGTTGCAGAGAGCTCCACAGTGTCTTGGAAAGTTTATTGAGATTGCTGCCCGTAAGAAGCGAAATTTCATTTTGGATCAG acaAATGTGTCTGCTGCTGCCCAGAGGAGAAAAATGTGCCTCTTTGCAGGCTTCCAACGAAAAGCTGTTGTAGTTTGCCCAAAAGATGAAGACTATAAGCAGAGAACACAGAAGAAGGCGGAAGTAGAGGGGAAAGACCTACCAGAACATGCAGTTCTCAAAATGAAAG GAAACTTTACTCTGCCAGAAGTAGCTGAGTGCTTTGATGAAATAACCTATGTTGAACTTCAGAAGGAAGAAGCCCAGAAACTTTTGGAGCAGtataaggaagaaagcaaaaaggcTCTTCCACCggaaaagaaacagaacacaGGCTCAAAGAAGAGCAATAAAAATAAGAGTGGCAAGAACCAGTTTAACAGAGGCGGTGGGCATAGAGGACGTGGTGGATTCAATATGCGTGGTGGAAATTTCAGAGGAGGAG cTCCTGGGAATCGTGGTGGATATAATAGGAGGGGCAACATGCCACAGCGAGGTGGTGGTGGCGGCGGAAGTGGTGGAATTGGCTATCCATATCCTCGTGGCCCTGTCTTTCCCAGCCGAGGCGGTTATTCAAACAGAGGGAACTACAACAGAGGTGGAATGCCTAACAGAGGGAACTACAACCAG aacTTCAGAGGACGAGGAAACAATCGTGGCTACAAAAATCAATCTCAGGGCTACAACCAGTGGCAGCAGGGT CAATTCTGGGGTCAGAAGCCATGGAGTCAGCATTATCACCAAGGATATTATTGA
- the HNRNPU gene encoding heterogeneous nuclear ribonucleoprotein U isoform X2 gives MSSSPVNVKKLKVSELKEELKKRRLSDKGLKAELMERLQAALDDEEAGGRPAMEPGNGSLDLGGDSAGRSGAGLEQEAAAGGDDDEEEEEEEEEGIAALDGDQMELGEENGAAGAADSGPMEEEEAASEDENGDDQGFQEGEDELGEEEEGAGDENGHGEQQPQPPAAPQQQPQQQRGAAKEAAGKSSGPTSLFAVTVAPPGARQGQQQAGGDGKTEQKGGDKKRGVKRPREDHGRGYFEYIEENKYSRAKSPQPPVEEEDEHFDDTVVCLDTYNCDLHFKISRDRLSASSLTMESFAFLWAGGRASYGVSKGKVCFEMKVTEKIPVRHLYTKDIDIHEVRIGWSLTTSGMLLGEEEFSYGYSLKGIKTCNCETEDYGEKFDENDVITCFANFESDEVELSYAKNGQDLGIAFKISKEVLAGRPLFPHVLCHNCAVEFNFGQKEKPYFPIPEDYTFIQNVPLEDRVRGPKGPEEKKDCEVVMMIGLPGAGKTTWVTKHAAENPGKYNILGTNTIMDKMMVAGFKKQMADTGKLNTLLQRAPQCLGKFIEIAARKKRNFILDQTNVSAAAQRRKMCLFAGFQRKAVVVCPKDEDYKQRTQKKAEVEGKDLPEHAVLKMKGNFTLPEVAECFDEITYVELQKEEAQKLLEQYKEESKKALPPEKKQNTGSKKSNKNKSGKNQFNRGGGHRGRGGFNMRGGNFRGGAPGNRGGYNRRGNMPQRGGGGGGSGGIGYPYPRGPVFPSRGGYSNRGNYNRGGMPNRGNYNQNFRGRGNNRGYKNQSQGYNQWQQGQFWGQKPWSQHYHQGYY, from the exons ATGAGTTCCTCGCCTGTTAATGTGAAAAAGCTGAAGGTGTCGGAGCTGAAGGAGGAGCTCAAGAAGCGGCGCCTGTCCGACAAGGGCCTCAAGGCCGAGCTCATGGAGCGTCTCCAGGCCGCGCTGGACGACGAGGAGGCCGGGGGCCGCCCCGCCATGGAGCCCGGGAACGGCAGCCTAGACCTGGGCGGGGATTCCGCCGGGCGCTCGGGAGCAGGCCTCGAGCAGGAGGCCGCGGCCGGCGGCGACGACgacgaggaggaagaggaggaggaggaggaagggatcgCCGCCTTGGATGGCGACCAGATGGAGCTCGGGGAGGAGAACGGCGCCGCGGGGGCGGCCGACTCGGGCCcgatggaggaggaagaggccgCCTCGGAGGACGAGAACGGCGACGACCAGGGCTTCCAGGAAGGGGAGGATGAGCtcggagaagaggaggaaggcgCGGGCGACGAGAACGGGCACGGGGAGCAGCAGCCTCAACCGCCGGCGGCGCCGCAGCAACAACCCCAGCAGCAGCGCGGGGCCGCCAAGGAGGCCGCGGGGAAGAGCAGCGGCCCCACGTCGCTGTTCGCGGTGACGGTGGCGCCGCCCGGGGCGAGGCAGGGCCAGCAGCAGGCGGGAG GAGACggcaaaacagaacagaaaggcGGAGATAAAAAGAGAGGTGTTAAAAGACCTCGAGAAGATCATGGCCGTGGCTATTTTGAGTACATTGAAGAGAACAAGTATAGCAG AGCCAAATCTCCTCAGCCACCTGTTGAAGAAGAAGATGAACACTTCGACGACACAGTGGTTTGTCTTGATACTT ATAATTGtgatctacattttaaaatatcaagagaTCGCCTCAGTGCTTCTTCCCTTACCATGGAGAGTTTTGCTTTTCTGTGGGCTGGAGGAAGGGCATCTTATGGTGTGTCAAAAGGCAAAGTCTGTTTTGAGATGAAG GTTACAGAGAAGATCCCAGTGAGGCATTTATATACGAAAGATATTGATATACATGAAGTTCGGATTGGGTGGTCACTAACCACAAGTGGAATGTTGCTTG GTGAAGAAGAATTTTCTTATGGGTATTCtctaaaaggaataaaaacatgCAACTGTGAGACTGAAGATTACGGAGAAAAGTTTGATGAAAATGATGTGATTACGTGTTTTGCT AACTTTGAAAGTGATGAAGTAGAACTGTCTTATGCAAAGAATGGGCAAGATCTTGGCATTGCCTTCAAAATCAGTAAGGAGGTTCTTGCTGGACGACCACTCTTCCCGCATGTTCTGTGCCACAACTGTGCAGTTGAATTTAATTTTGGTCAGAAGGAAAAGCCATATTTTCCAATACCTGAAGACTATACTTTTATCCAGAATGTCCCCTTGGAGGATCGAGTTAGAGGACCAAAGGGGCCTGAAGAGAAGAAAGATTGTGAA GTGGTTATGATGATTGGCTTGCCAGGAGCTGGAAAAACTACCTGGGTTACTAAACATGCAGCAGAAAATCCTGGTAAATATAACATTCTTGGAACAAACACCATAATGGATAAAATGATG gtggcAGGCTTTAAGAAGCAAATGGCAGATACTGGAAAGCTGAACACGCTGTTGCAGAGAGCTCCACAGTGTCTTGGAAAGTTTATTGAGATTGCTGCCCGTAAGAAGCGAAATTTCATTTTGGATCAG acaAATGTGTCTGCTGCTGCCCAGAGGAGAAAAATGTGCCTCTTTGCAGGCTTCCAACGAAAAGCTGTTGTAGTTTGCCCAAAAGATGAAGACTATAAGCAGAGAACACAGAAGAAGGCGGAAGTAGAGGGGAAAGACCTACCAGAACATGCAGTTCTCAAAATGAAAG GAAACTTTACTCTGCCAGAAGTAGCTGAGTGCTTTGATGAAATAACCTATGTTGAACTTCAGAAGGAAGAAGCCCAGAAACTTTTGGAGCAGtataaggaagaaagcaaaaaggcTCTTCCACCggaaaagaaacagaacacaGGCTCAAAGAAGAGCAATAAAAATAAGAGTGGCAAGAACCAGTTTAACAGAGGCGGTGGGCATAGAGGACGTGGTGGATTCAATATGCGTGGTGGAAATTTCAGAGGAGGAG cTCCTGGGAATCGTGGTGGATATAATAGGAGGGGCAACATGCCACAGCGAGGTGGTGGTGGCGGCGGAAGTGGTGGAATTGGCTATCCATATCCTCGTGGCCCTGTCTTTCCCAGCCGAGGCGGTTATTCAAACAGAGGGAACTACAACAGAGGTGGAATGCCTAACAGAGGGAACTACAACCAG aacTTCAGAGGACGAGGAAACAATCGTGGCTACAAAAATCAATCTCAGGGCTACAACCAGTGGCAGCAGGGT CAATTCTGGGGTCAGAAGCCATGGAGTCAGCATTATCACCAAGGATATTATTGA